DNA from bacterium:
GCAGGGCCTGCATGGCTTTCTGGTAATCTGCGGTCTGAAAGAAAATCAAGCCAAGCTGAAAATTGATCTGACCGGAGAGAGGATTTACCCCTGGGGGTAAAATCGCCTGGGTCTCCCGGTAAAGGTGGATGGCTGGCGGGTAAAATTTCAGGTTCTGGTAGCTTTGAGCTATCCTGAAATAGGGGAGAGGAGCCTTTTCCTGGTGCAGAAAGGAATCCACAACATCTTTATTCTTCTCGTAAAACTTGATAACCTCAAGGTAATCCTTCTGCTGAAAACGCTGACTGAGATAATTGACCATCTCCTCCTTGAGAGCGTACAGGCTGTCCTGGTAGATGTTTTCTTTGGGAGATTTGGCCAGCAGTGACCGGAAAACAGCCATTGCCTCTCCATGTTCTCCCTTTTTCTGCAGGGCCAGGCCGAGTTTATATTCAGCCAGATGGGCCAGAACCGGATCAGTGGTTTTTCTTTTCATAAGCTCCCGGTAAGCGGCAACAGGATTGCGGAACGCGGAAAGAGGAGAGGTGGAACCTTTAATTACCATCTTCGGGTGCTCTATTCCCAGGTCTGCCATACGTATCTGGCTGACCTGCGCTCCAATCGAGTCAGGGTAGTTATCGATAACCCTCTGATAGGCAAGAATCGCCTCGGCAATCTTCCCCTGTTCCGAATAGATATCGCCACAAAAAGTGACTGCCTTATCAAGGGCTTCGAACTTCGGATGGTTTTTTTCCAGAGACAGGAACACCGCAAGGGCCTGATCGAGCCGCTTCTCCTGGAGGTAGATGCTGCCGATATTAAAGGCTGTTTTGGGATGGTCCTCGATATACTGGGGAAGCTTTTCCATTCCCTCATGGTAATAGATGCCGGCGGAGGTCATATTCTCCGATTCAACGAGGCAGTCCCCCAAACGAAAGGCAGCTTTTGGAGCGAAGCTGGTAGTGGAGTATTGGAACAGGATCTGTTTAAAAATCTTTTGGGCTTTCTTCATCTCTCCCAGACGATAGGATATTTCTCCCTGCCTGAACAGAGCCTCCGGGACCGACTGGTGATCGGGATACCGCTCGACAAGCTGATGGTATACGGCACTGGCCTCATACAGGAGGTTCTGCTTCTCATAAATTTCTCCAAGGTACAGGTAACTGTCCAGTGCCTGCTGCGTATCGGCGTAGGTAAAAACCAATTTCTCAAAGCCTTGTCTGGCTGCCTTGAGATTGTTGTTTCCCCTGGCTATGACAGCCTCCTCGAAGATACGGGAGGCTCTCTGGGAAGACGAGGCATCCGGAGGCGATGCCCCCTCCTTTGCCCCGGATTGAGCCGCCACCGGGGTGGAGGGTGCAGCATCAAGGTGCAGGGGGAGAAGGGAGGCAGGGCAGAAGAGAAAAAGGAAGATGCAGGCCAGAGGGCCGATTCTTCCCCCGTACTGATTGATACAGGATATGCCGGGTTTTGCTCTGCTCATCGGATTCCGCTTTCGCTGATTATTCGTCACGAATTCTCGCTCAACCACACAAATACCGTGCTGCTGTCGCCTGCGATGTGAATTTCCTTTATCCTTATTTTACACAGGAGCGGTTTTTGCCCTTA
Protein-coding regions in this window:
- a CDS encoding tetratricopeptide repeat protein is translated as MVEREFVTNNQRKRNPMSRAKPGISCINQYGGRIGPLACIFLFLFCPASLLPLHLDAAPSTPVAAQSGAKEGASPPDASSSQRASRIFEEAVIARGNNNLKAARQGFEKLVFTYADTQQALDSYLYLGEIYEKQNLLYEASAVYHQLVERYPDHQSVPEALFRQGEISYRLGEMKKAQKIFKQILFQYSTTSFAPKAAFRLGDCLVESENMTSAGIYYHEGMEKLPQYIEDHPKTAFNIGSIYLQEKRLDQALAVFLSLEKNHPKFEALDKAVTFCGDIYSEQGKIAEAILAYQRVIDNYPDSIGAQVSQIRMADLGIEHPKMVIKGSTSPLSAFRNPVAAYRELMKRKTTDPVLAHLAEYKLGLALQKKGEHGEAMAVFRSLLAKSPKENIYQDSLYALKEEMVNYLSQRFQQKDYLEVIKFYEKNKDVVDSFLHQEKAPLPYFRIAQSYQNLKFYPPAIHLYRETQAILPPGVNPLSGQINFQLGLIFFQTADYQKAMQALQEIVSQPDSSGLAFFALSLMGDISWEKKDYQAALGHYQASLNVRPPHKGIRQLFRVGQCFEKLGKTSEAIESFAKAIDLANQEKNLQYLPEISVHLADCQFKAHKYAEALASYQKAESLALKPEDRDWVLYQIGSCSLKEAKSETARDVFGKIKAAHQDPIWPVVVDFKEEESGVRRQESGESGQ